A genomic window from Engraulis encrasicolus isolate BLACKSEA-1 chromosome 14, IST_EnEncr_1.0, whole genome shotgun sequence includes:
- the cass4 gene encoding cas scaffolding protein family member 4 translates to MENTVLAKALYDNTAECSDELAFRKGDILTVMEQNVPGSVGWWNCSLHGRQGLAPANRLLLLTPSQVEALYPDKPCAGSASGSSPGRSMAVTQNIYQIPTVPRQQCSPSPAYECMERIYEVPSSASSSSSCIPSATLPARWSPVPGTPSKDRSAAPSPTADVYDVPSLVRKASLCTMQAPRPLIRKSSLASMSELEKRYEVMGCKLAKSSCPNNVYAVPPSVSPEPSYDIPVPSTADPQHRLACGYSTLPSPRKSDWIYDVPMPSEKPGIEKPGYSYGTMPAKGLSAASAGKPFYDTLPAHVWSPRTSLGADMSNYDIPKPSPNAQQRLAGSSGTTGIYDIPPGQKQPEVPDSTSTAPQDALVSRSTAASQKSASDVSTSTRGHVPLECRASCGPTYDHPRGRQPRGRLGLMSLLEEDGCGEQQRPCGGRSPRSSVTGGSQRISTASTSSTVSSSSTSSCDSLVLLSSSSPELLREVTLPQEEACRRLVELQGEVCQAVPRLMVFVSSRWRCRAHLEEHLAAIRAAAEDIGASTTRFLNFALDVRGNARRLTDSNLQARLLKQLSIVEDSGLILQQTVDSLERTGWSLDALAQDPGQTHTPDQLERFVMVARTVPEDIKRLVSILNANGKLLFRLAAQQKEPEPESPKQSTPPPPPPPDLKKRDGAKREQVAEPEEDDNDYVQLHTKEEIEEQQRSIQDNRRSKESPSTPKTQGSPPSLNSPKVSEKEPPSPPKGPKPTLKQPQQKSALSEHCRLYFGALQRAINEFVSSILDGQPPETFISHSKLVIMVGQRLVNALCNEANQGTNAASTPGTTTTTTTSTTTTTNTASSGNSSSGSGGGGGSSSRSDLLHRSNHLCALLKQLAVATKKAALHFPDQLALQEAQKFAKELAQRAQHFRHSLEV, encoded by the exons AACACGGTTCTTGCCAAAGCTCTCTACGACAACACGGCGGAATGCTCCGATGAGCTGGCCTTCCGGAAGGGTGACATCCTGACGGTGATGGAGCAGAACGTGCCGGGCAGCGTGGGATGGTGGAACTGCTCCCTCCACGGCCGCCAGGGCCTGGCCCCAGCCAACCGGCTCCTCCTGCTCACCCCATCCCAGGTGGAGGCCCTCTACCCAGACAAGCCGTGCGCCGGCTCCGCATCGGGCTCCTCCCCGGGCAGGTCGATGGCGGTCACCCAGAATATCTACCAGATCCCCACGGTGCCCAGACAGCAGTGCAGCCCCAGCCCGGCGTACGAGTGCATGGAGCGCATCTATGAGGTgccctcctcagcctcctcctcctcctcctgcatcccCTCTGCTACTCTGCCTGCCCGCTGGAGCCCTGTGCCTGGGACACCCTCCAAG GACAGAAGCGCTGCACCAAGTCCCACAGCGGATGTCTATGATGTCCCAAGCCTAGTGCGCAAAGCGTCTCTTTGCACT ATGCAGGCTCCAAGGCCACTGATTCGTAAATCGTCCCTGGCGTCCATGTCCGAGCTGGAGAAACGCTATGAGGTCATGGGATGCAAGCTGGCCAAGAGCTCTTGCCCAAATAAT GTTTATGCAGTGCCGCCCTCCGTCTCCCCTGAGCCCAGTTACGACATCCCTGTGCCCTCCACTGCAGATCCCCAACACAGGCTGGCATGTGGCTACAGCACTCTGCCCAGTCCCAGGAAATCAGACTGGATCTACGACGTGCCCATGCCATCCGAGAAACCAGGTATCGAGAAACCAGGGTACAGCTATGGCACGATGCCAGCCAAAGGCCTGAGCGCCGCCAGTGCTGGGAAGCCATTTTATGACACTTTACCCGCCCACGTTTGGTCTCCCAGGACTAGCCTCGGTGCAGACATGTCCAACTACGACATCCCCAAGCCCAGTCCTAACGCCCAGCAGAGACTGGCAGGTAGCAGCGGCACGACAGGCATCTATGACATCCCCCCCGGACAAAAGCAACCAGAGGTGCCCGATAGCACCTCCACAGCACCCCAAGACGCCTTGGTGTCTCGTAGCACTGCAGCTTCCCAGAAGTCGGCAAGCGACGTCAGCACGTCGACCAGAGGCCACGTGCCGCTTGAGTGCCGTGCCAGCTGCGGCCCCACGTACGACCACCCCCGAGGACGTCAGCCGCGCGGGCGCCTGGGCCTCATGTCCCTGCTGGAGGAGGACGGCTGTGGGGAGCAGCAGAGGCCCTGCGGAGGCCGCTCCCCCCGCTCCTCCGTCACGGGCGGCAGCCAACGCATCAGTacggcctccacctcctccacggtctccagctcctccaccagctcctgcGACTCGCTGGTGCTGCTCAGCTCCTCGTCCCCGGAGCTGCTGCGCGAGGTGACGCTGCCCCAGGAGGAGGCGTGCCGGCGGCTGGTGGAGCTCCAGGGGGAGGTGTGCCAGGCCGTGCCCCGCCTCATGGTCTTCGTGAGCAGCCGCTGGAGGTGCCGTGCGCACCTGGAGGAGCACCTGGCCGCCATCCGCGCCGCCGCCGAGGACATCGGCGCGTCCACCACGCGCTTCCTCAACTTCGCGCTGGACGTGCGGGGCAACGCGCGGCGCCTGACGGACTCCAACCTGCAGGCGCGCCTGCTCAAGCAGCTCTCCATCGTGGAGGACTCGGGGCTCATTCTGCAGCAGACCGTGGACAGCCTGGAGAGGACAGGCTGGTCGCTGGACGCGCTGGCACAGGACCCGGGGCAGACGCACACTCCGGACCAGCTGGAGAGGTTCGTCATGGTGGCGCGCACGGTGCCCGAGGACATCAAGCGGCTGGTGTCCATACTGAACGCCAATGGGAAGCTTCTGTTTCGGCTGGCCGCACAGCAGAAGGAGCCCGAGCCAGAGTCGCCAAAGCAGAgcacaccgccaccgccaccaccgccagaTCTGAAGAAAAGGGACGGGGCCAAGAGGGAGCAggtggcagagccagaggagGACGACAACGATTATGTGCAACTACAC ACAAAGGAAGAAATTGAAGAGCAGCAAAGGAGCATCCAGGACAACAGAAGATCCAAGGAAAGCCCAAGCACTCCCAAAACTCAG GGAAGTCCTCCATCTTTGAACTCCCCGAAGGTGAGCGAAAAGGAACCTCCCTCGCCCCCTAAGGGCCCCAAGCCGACCCTCAAGCAGCCCCAGCAGAAGTCGGCTCTGTCGGAGCACTGCCGCCTGTACTTCGGCGCCCTGCAGCGAGCCATCAACGAGTTTGTGAGCAGCATCCTGGACGGCCAGCCACCCGAGACCTTCATCTCCCACAGCAAGCTGGTGATCATGGTGGGCCAGAGGCTGGTCAACGCGCTCTGCAACGAGGCCAACCAGGGCACCAACGCTGCCTCCACCcctggcaccaccaccaccaccaccacttccaccaccaccacaacaaacaCTGCAAGCAGTGGCAACAGTAGTAGTggcagcggcggtggtggtggcagcagtaGCAGGAGTGACCTGCTGCACAGGAGCAATCACCTGTGTGCCCTCCTGAAGCAGCTGGCCGTGGCCACCAAGAAGGCCGCACTGCACTTCCCCGACCAGCTAGCGCTGCAGGAGGCCCAGAAGTTTGCCAAGGAGTTGGCCCAACGGGCACAGCACTTCAGGCACTCGCTGGAGGTCTGA